tgaattctgggattaagaTGTGCACCAACACACCAGGCTGCAAAGATAACTCTTATCAAGGTATCTTGTAACTGAGGAAACTCTCTTTCTAACAATGGACTATGGTTATctcaaggacagaaaggaaatgcAACTGGATTCTGTTTCCTAGTCTTCACATGGTTTATTTGCTGAAGATTCCAGATACACAGGAATGGTATCTGAAATGGTACACTAAAGGCAGCATGGACAAATGCATGGAAATGGAAAGTAATAACGCAGGAATGCACAAGAGGATGACGACACAGGAAGAAGCAGATGGGCCAAGTCACGCTGCGAGGGCCTCAAAAGCGAGGCAGAATGGTGTGATGTCTACGACATTTAAAATGAAGCAATGGGAAATTTCAAAGTTCATGGGGGTGGGAGAGTCACCAAAGTCAAACTAAAGAATATGCAGATGATCTCAGGGTGGAACCTGACTTCCTGAGTCCGCAGAGGATTCAGGGAAGTGATCTAGAAAAAGGCAGCTGGTTGggtgtggtgacgcacgcctttgatcccagctgttacgaggcagaggcaggtggatccctgagttcaaggccagtctggtctacaaagagagttccaggacagcaaggactacacagagaaaccctgtcttggaaaaaaagaaaagagggagagagggagaaagggagggagggaggaggggaggagggagggaggaggggaggagggagggaggaggggaggagggaggaagggagggagggagggagggagggagggagggagggagggagggcagctgAATTTCATAGCTCAGGGTTGAAAACCTGCACTCCTTATTCTTCTGTGCATTTTTTCCCCCATACCAGTTGTCCCTTTCAAATATACTAGGCAATGTACTCCTTACTGTTTATCTCTCCTTGCTAGAATGTGATCCACTCAAAGGCCAGAACCATAGTCAGTGCTGTTCACTGATATACACTAAGAATACAAGTAAGGTATACAAGAATAATCTACTGAATAGATGGATGAACACCGTAGCTTCAGGGGGAGGACAGTGTTTACAAAAGGGGAGTGGGATAAAGGAAGTACAAGGTTGGCAAGATAACTCGAAAGACTTGCctctcaagcctgatgacctgagtttaattcccagaacccacataaaggtggaaggaaaaaagTGACTtctcaagttgtcctcagacttccataggtgaacacacacacacacacacacacacacacacacacacacacacacacacacacacacacattttaaaggaGTACAGATATAAAGGAAGAAGTAACCTAAGAACCCACTGGTCCAAAAGCCCTGTCTTTACAAGGGCAGACCCATGGGAACTGACAGGGTAGTCAAAGATCGCTTCGGCATTGTGGGGTCCTGTGTACAGTGCCAAGTGAAATGGAACAGTCATGGGTTGGGGCTGATAGTCGGAAGAGCCAAAGAGGTTTAGAAGTGTGGGTAAGAAGGAAACCAAAGCCAAGCAAGTCCCTGGGTCAGCTacccttttctgttctctgagaaCCTGTTTTCACCTCCAGCTCCAATCCTgttcattcattccttctttctttccttcctttcttcctcccattttggtttcttttggaagcaaggtcttactatgcagtCCAAGCAAACCTCAAGTTCACattcctctttcctctgcctctcaagagctgggattgcaggcatgctccaggatgttgggacatccatcatTCCTTGgagtcctctccttccctcctcccacctctttcctgctctcactgtcctggaagcAGCATTTTCCTCCACTCAAACATTAAATACTGGAAGACTACAAAGGCAGGCCTAATCTATTTTCCCTTTCACTTTGGGCTGCCCATATTCTGGTGCCAACCTCCTCCTGCTGTCTCTAAAACCTAATGATGCCCAAACTTCTATCTCAAATCCAGATCTCTGCTCTCAGTTTACGGATAAGACTGATGAACCTAGCTGCCAGACTCCCACTTACTCTGTCCAAAGGTACGCTGAATTTGGCATATTTAAAACTGAACTCACAATCCCCATACCAAAACTAACCTCTGCCAGTGTCTGCTACTTTTAGAGAAAGGCACCACTATCCAGTTAGCGCTAGGCTACCCAGTCCAATGCCAAGTACTCCTTAATGACTCCTTCAAATCATCCTTAACGCCTCTGCTTCTCACCCTACAGACAAACCAGTCACCAAAGCCTATTGACTTACACTCTTTTTCAGCTGCTGTTGTCTTAGTCTCATTACTAGCTACCATGAACACCAAGATCCTCCTGCATTCCCTATGTCTTCTTCCACCTGTTCAACATCCTTCTTCATGGTACAactaaagcaagctttattatatttaaatctGTTCAAGAACTCTCCTGAAACACAGTTTGGGTAAGTGTCAGGTGTTTCCCCCAAAAACCCGTGTGTTAAAGCCTTGATCCCCAGCCCATGGTGTGACTGGAAGCTCTAGAATCTTGAAGAGATAGTAATGGCGAGAGGTTTGTCCTTGCAGGGGACTGTAGAACTCTGGCTTCTTCTCTTTTTGTTCCCAGGGCATGAAGTAAGTAGCTTTGCTGTGCCATGGGCTCCTGTGTGATGTGACAGTGTCACAGACAAAGCCAACCAATCATGAGGCAAAATAAACTGTTTCTCTTTATAAGCTGATTACCTCGGGTGTTGTATGTAGTAATGGAAGCTGACCAATGAAAATGGCTCCCTGCAGCTCTCATCTTGAAGATCATATTAGTGTCCTAAGGTAGAGGTCTCTCCGTCtgaccactgcccagccctcagCCTAGGCCTGTACAATCAGCTGTCTCTTAGTGCTTCCCAAGTACCACAGTGTCCCCTGTTCTGGACCCTCACACACACTATCCACTCAGCTGAGCGTGACCTTTCCTGGCCTGGCCTGCCTTCATCTAACTATAACACATTTGCTGCTATTCATATTTCAGTTTGAAATATAAAAGTGTGACACTTTCACAGgaaggttgttttcttttcttccttttttgcagGGGTGAAGTGGGTCAAGGAGATAaggtctttctctgtagccctggctggccaggtaCTCACTCTACAGCTCACCATACTTGCAGCAatcctgtttcagcttcccaagtactgggattacatgtCACTATACCTGGCTTCATAGGAAGTCTTTTCTGGCCCCCTCAACCAAATGAAGGTCTTCTGTTATATCTTGCTACTTCCTTTCCATAAAGGACTTACTTTGTTATGACATTTGTTTGATTGGTTCCTGATTATTCTACTGTAAGCTCCGGAAACTCCATGAAAGCTAGGCTATGGTCATTTTTCCCAGTGCCCAACACAGGGCCTGGCACAATAGGTTTCAAAGGCAATTGTTaagtgaatgaacaaacaaatggCAGGTCCCTTGTCTCATTTCATTATCTGCAAACAGATTTTACTATAATTGTTACATGCAGGATTATCAAGAATTAATGAGGGTTGGAAGTATAACTCAGTGACAGAATACTCACCTTGTACACCTgaggatttgatccccagcacttcgTGCACACAATTAAATAcaataatacttttttaaaagcccTTATACTTTTCAAAAGTGAAACCTATGTCAATCATGCTTACTGCTCCCTTCTCTGGATGCTGATGGTTCACAATTAAGACTATTATACTGAACCCAGTGCCAGGCTAGTGCGTAGTGTTTCTAGCCACTCAAATACCTACCCCCCAAACCTATTAGAGCTTTTCCATGGGATGAGGGGGGGGTCGAGGGAGAAATTCTCCATGTGCCTAGCTCAGCACTAATCATGTGGTAGGCTTTCACCGAAACATGCtcactggagctacaggcaggaCACAGGGCAAGGCTGGGAGAGAGCTATAGGAAGACGGGATGAATTCTAAAAGGCAGGGATCTGCCACATATGAGAAAGTGCAGAAGAAGAAGCCCTAGAAAACACAGGGTGGGGACAGAGCTCCAGGCCTGAGGGGGTGGTCCCTGAGGGAAGAGGACACACATACCCACAGGTTTAGCAACAGGTACATTCCCCAGGTAATAGACTTGGAACTTCTGTACCAGCTCATtcttaggtgctgggaattcCACTGTGGGAAGAAAAAGAGGGTCAACCGTTCTCTTAGCTTGCAACATCAGTGCATAAGCTGTGCACTTGCCCAGCTAAATCCGCACCCCCACTTCTCCCTGGCCTCCCTCTACAGAAGCCCCTCTACTTACGGAAAGCATCCCATCTCCACGCGCTGTGTCTGCCCGGAACCCTGGGCCTCTTCTTGGGTCACTTCACCTTACCTAACAAAGCTGAGCTGGGCCTTGAGAGGCTGTGGTACTAACCTTGGAAAGGGACGTCCACAAGTTTAGAGTGGTCCAGGGAGAGCCCATTTACCAAGCAGCGAGCATTGTGCCGTTCAGACATGATCTGAGGAAcgaatgggggaggggtgggctttgTTAGAGCTGCATCGCCCTGAAGACCCTACCTCGCCACCCACCAACTCAGCAACCCTACCCACACCCTTCTAGAGCAAAGGTGACAGCTAGTCcagggagttgggggagggggccgtGCCTTGGAGCAGATCTCATGCAGGCTGGTGGCGATGTTCTTGGCAGGTGCCTCACAGCGAAACACGTGGCACTTGAGCATCTGGGTCAGCTTATCACGAGCTACGTAGGCAAAGTCCCTGTTGGGGGAGGGTCACCTCAATGTCTCCCAGCACCAGCACCGTCAAGTGCCAAGCCTGGCCACCATCCCACCCACATCCTCTCTGTCCATGGCAGTTCCCACAGGGTTTCTGCCCTGGTGCTCTGTAGGTTCTGCCTTAAGGAGCTGGGGAGGACAGAGAGGCAAGCATGCATGCCGAGGTGGAGAATAATGCCCAGCACAGCAGGTGGGAAGGGACAGGGCACAGTGAGGGAGCCTAGGTGCTTCGAAGCATCAGGTCCAGGCGCGGGGAGGGGCACAGTCAAAGCAGATGGGCATTAATACCTCTCTCTGGGTCCGGCAGCACAAGAGAGCCAAAGAACAGATTAGAAAAGAGGATTCCGACTGCTGGATGGAcgagcctcccccaccccacagacTCCTGTGCCCTGTGCCCACCTTCCACTGTCCCGCCCAACGCCCCACACACGAATGCTGACGATGGGCTGGGCATGAAGCAGTGCTTGGCTCTGTGGCTCCACCAGCTTTAGTGTCTCATCCTCCAACTGGAGCAGCAGATCCTTTCCCTGCAGGCCCAGGAGGCAAGACTCAGTGGTACCCCAGTGGGAAGGTGGCAGAGGCCTGCCAGCTCCAGTTCACGGGACATTAGCCACCACTGGGGAGGAGTACGGCTTGTTTAACTATCAGAACACCCACCTGTGGGTGGGCCTTACTCTTAACAAAGGTTCTCCCATGACCCTTATCATCCCCATCACTGTTAGACAACCACCCCTCATGGTGCCAGGCTGGGTTACACATCCATCCCACAGGGCTACTCCCATGTCCTCACAACCCTTCCTGAGACAAGTCAGACCCCCCATATCTCACAACTCCCTGCACACTCCCACAGTACCACCACCTCACCAGCTCGGGCCCtcacctctccccagcccccagacaTTGGGTCATGTAGATTGTTTTTGTGGTAAGAGAGCTGACGGATACAGTTGTTGACTGCCACACTGCTGCGTCCTGGGGCCAGCTCCTCCTCGGTCATCTCCACCCAGCCTAGAGAGCGCACGGCGAAACACTGCCAGACACAGAAGAGGGTCGGGGTAGATCTGAGATGGAATTGGAGGCTCCCTGGGAACGGGACAGAGGAGCTCCTGACTTGGAACAGAAAAGGTGGGATGCATTCTGAACTAAGACGGAAGCTCTCCACACAGGACATGGTCAGAAGAGAAGAGACACCTGCTGATCCAAGCCTCCAGAGTCCCCAGGAGGCCCTTGGGTCAACTGAGTTAAATACGGAAGGTGTCAGAAGACCGTCCAGCTCAGACACACAGCCCTGTGCTGAAACTGGGAAGAACTCCTCGTTTGGGAGCTTTGCCAAGACCACAGATACCCTCATAGCGCAGCTATGAGGGCCTGACCTCCATACAAGGACCTGCTTACAGAATGGGTGCTGGTCTTGAACAAACCTTGATCCCTGGGTTGGCATTCCGTTGGGGCAACTTCTCCTCCTCTTGGGGCAATGGCTCTGGGCTGGAGGCAGATGGGAACACTTGACACGGCACCCCCATTTTGGGAGTTGCCCCAATACCCCTCCCTCCACATAGACCCAACCTAACCCTAGCCCACTGCATCTGGTGACTCACCTGAGGCTCTGAGCTGGGAAGGGCAATGTCCCCTCTTCAGGGTCCTTCAGTCCCAACTCCATTGGGGCCTCCTCACTGGGTTCATCCTTTGAAAAGGGATTGAGGAATCAGGGCCAAAATGATGCCCCTTCTCCAGTTACCCCCACAGTGAAGCCGGTCCCCTCACTTACCTTCCAAAACTCCCCTTCCTCGAAGCCTTCTTGGTGAGCAAAGCCAGTCCAGGTGAGCTGGAGGAGGAACGGGTGGAGGGGTGGCAGTTTCACCCTGTGCTAGCAGCACAGCCCCTTCCACCCCGGCACGGAACAACAAGCTGCCAAGCCTCACCTGGGACTCCTCTTGTGGGCTGCTCCCCTGTGAAGGGGAGGCCCGGCCTGGGGCTTCCCACTGGGTGGTCCCTGTTGGGATGTGCCAGTAGTAGGTCCCTGAGGTGTCCTGGACCCTCATCCATCCAGCCGGCAGATCGGAATCCGTCTCGAAGGCGTTGGGGTTCCAGAAGGAATCTGCCAGATAGGAGGCTCAGTGAGTGAGGGTCGGCCCACCCAACAAGTAGTCAGTAGAGGCCCGGTCCCCTTCCCAAGACCCCATGGCTGAGAAGAAGGAGCCAGGGAAGGGACAGTTTAGTTCCCGCTTGCCGACGGTTGAGTTGCCACATTGGGAACCACCAGTGGGGGACATGGCTCCTCCTGGGTCCTGCTGCTGCTTAATGTGGCCAcatggagggaaaaaagaaagcatggaggAAAGAAGGTGAGAGAAGGAGGTCGGTTGAGCCCAGTTCACCTCCTCATACACCGTGCATATCCGTTTGTCTGGCTACATAAAGGTGCACACACTGGCAGCTCCTGCACACgtccatgtgcacacagaccCACAATATATGTCAGCCCTACCACAACAGCTGTGCAGCCACAAACCGTGCACAGCACATAGAAAACTCTGGCAGGTGCCACATACAGGTGTACTTGTGAGTTCAGCAGCAAACAAACACACCAACACCAGTTACATACTCGTGTAGAGCTATGTATTATGTAGCTATGTATACCAGCCCTACCACACAGATGTGTACATACCACACCACCAAAGCCTCCcaacatgtgtgtgagtacaaCACACACAGGTgagaacacactcagacacagtACATTATCAACCCCTGCCACCTCTGtgcagacacaccacacacacacacacacacacacacacacacacacacacacacaaaaatatgtcATGCACACATATAGACCACATATCTGTGATACACCCCTCCTCTCCTGGATCTATGTCACTCTATCACGGTCACCCGGACTATGTGCCCCCCTCCACCTCTGTTCTCTTTGTCAGACCCGCCCCACATCACACCCAGCCCCATGCTGCCCCTCACCTGGACTGTCGTCCTGCAGGATGATGGCCAGGAAGAAGTCCTGGGAGAACATGGCGCTTActccctgcccctcctgcctccaccctccctcctcacaTCCCCTCCAGCCCAGCCAGCTGGGCTCACAGCCTGGTGCTGGGCTGCAGAGAAAAGCTCATCCCGCCCCCTTCTCACCAGGGCAGAGCGTCTGCCAGGCGAGATCCTCCTCCGCCTGGAGTTCTCGAGGGAGGGGCCAAGACCACCATACTAGGGAACCTCCTTGGGATGGAGAGGAGCTCATGAGACCCCagctcttcctgctcttctttcCTTACCCTGGCTCCCCTCCCCAATCCTGAATCTCCATCCCACCCTCCAGTGATGACATCAATGCCACAGTTAAGCCAGTCTTACAAGCACCAGGAGGCTCAGACTCTTGGGAATAGCTCAGCCACCTGGGGCCCTGCAGAACCTATAGTGCTCAACACAAACAGGGTGTGGCTTCCAACCCTCAGGGATCCCTCCCCTATCTAGACCCTATCCAGCACTTTCAACTAAAGGGTGGTCTCTGAGAGCCTGAGCCCTAGCAAGCTTGAGGATTTGAGGCTTCCCAGCACCACCCCCCTCACCTGCTAGGGCCCAGCTAGGCTGCAGCGTCTCCTCGGCAACCGCAGCACCGGGATGGCTGGGAGCGCCCAGACTGCTGACGTGCTTCCCGTTACCAAGGAAACCAGGAATCCTGACTGGTCCAAGAGGCAGCACTGAGGGACAGGCAGTCTCAAGACCCAGGCTGCTGGGTACCAAGGCACAGAGGGGCTGGGAGTGGGTGCGGCTATGCCAAGGTGTTTCCACACCTGACACGAGTTATTCAGACAGGGGGCTTCGCCATCCTCAGCCTGTAAACGAGCCAAGTCCACAGACACCCAGTGAAAAGGGGCTCTTTTTGTTATCCACCTTCTAGGCAGCCATCACTATGTCTCCACCCTCTACTATCCCACTCTACTGAGGCTCAACAACTGTGAGCTTTCCTCCGGAcccttcccccactccctccaGGTCTTTACTGCTAAAAACCTTCCAGGAACACCAACCCCAAGGGCCCTTGCCCTCCCCAGCATGCGTTATGGTGGGTCAGACATTTCTGGAATCCGGGGGCCAGTTTACTGTTTCCCCTGACTGAATCATGCACACCAATCCATCTGCCATCCCTGTCAAcctgtgccttcctgcttcaaaggGCTTCATCCTTCCGATCTGTCCTGGAGGGGGCAGCTCCTCCCCCCTTGACCATCTGGGAGGCCCTTCTGGAGCTTGGCACATCTCTCTCCAGGCACAACCCACCCGGGGCCtttgcttccacacacatgcattaatTTCACAACCGTACACTTTCTTGCGGGCACTCACATGAATCCAAATCTCCCTAtggcccttcctccctcccttccttcattcatCCATAAATGCCCGAGTGGCTTAGGCAGGCAAACCAGTTTTCTCAGGAGACCACGATTCGTGTAAtgctctcctccctttccccccgTGCCACATCACTACTACACAAGCAGCATGTTTTAATGTGGATTACTggcttccttctgtctccactaTGGGCTGTACACTACAGCCTGAATGGTTCTTAGGAGATGCCAAACTAATCAGGTTACTCTCCAGTTTAATACTCTTTAACGGCTCTCTCATTACCCTCAGGATAAAATCCAAGCCCCTCCACGGGTTTTATGTGCTGTCTGTTAAGAGCCCCTagttttctgccttgcctctGACGACTCCCCAGTTCCCTATCTCCCTACCAGGGTTCTAGCTATTACTCACTCCACCTTCAGACAACAGTGTAAAGGGAACTCTCACTACTGACCCACTCTTCCCCACTCATCAGGCAGGCAGGGcgccctcctcctgctcctctacTCACCTGCTTATCATCACTGATTGTGACTGTCTATTTCTGTCTCCCTACTAGACAGCTGGTACTCACAAGCACCCAGAGGGTAAAAGCATCTTTCTCCTGTCTGATATATTCTCAGCATTAGGACAAGGGCTGGCTCAGAGTGTGACTCCAGCACAGGTAGTAAACTCATTCATTCTTCAACCATTCACATAATTCACTCAATTCACATAGTTCATTCAATCAACAACTATTTTGTGGAGATCttaaaattggaagaaaaaaatcaacttctGTTCTATCCTGTCCCATTTCTACTTAGCAGAAACCCACCACCTGCAGCTCTCATAGAAGAAGCAACACAGCCAAGAAAGAGCAAGCAGTACATGGACCCCTTCTATCCTTAGGGTTGGCCTAACACCTCTACATCCAACCAACAGTCCCAAGACTCCAGGACTGGATGGATTGCAGAGTCTTCTCTCACTCTTCCCATGGCCTCGCTAAGATCACTGGCCATGCCTAGCCCACACTTAGTTCTCCTATACTGTTACCCTCCCACCTCAGAGGACGAGAAACGCTGCCACTAGTGATGACTCTTGGAGCCACTGAACAACCAGGCCTCCATCTGGCCAGTGACTCCTGCCCAGGGTTGCAAGCTAACCCTGCTGTAATCTGCAGTGATGCGAACCTTGGAGAGATATGTATGACTTGTACAGCACTTTTGAAAAACCAGAATTAGTTGCTGACATTTATAAACTGGAAACGTTTACATTGGAATCTATCTTTCAGTATGTACATCTTTTTTTCTAAACTCCATCAAGTAAATAACCAGCGTGAGTAAAACAAAAGATGCTCCCTTTACAGAAGATGGAGACACTGGCCACCAAAAGCCACTAACATCATGCAAAGAGAAACAATTAGACTTTACCTTTGGTAAGGTACCACCTATGAGGTgtcctcacaaaacaaaacaaaaagccaccatACCTAAATCTGATCAGGGTTCTAGAACTATCTACTAGTTTACAAGAAATCCAGAAGAAAAATATGTTCAAAACCATTTGAAGAGAGAAGCTAAAGAATTCAGATAACAGAAAACTTAGGATAGAAAACATGGTGTGTGTGCAATCAACAGAATAATAAAAGGAGAACTTATATACATTAAAAGAAACTTTAAGGCCAGGCATTGTGGCTCATgtctatcccagcactcagaaggagaGGCAAGTACATCATCACCAGTTGGAAACCAAcatggtctatatagcaagttgtTAGTTCTAGGTTATCCAGGACTGTAAGATGAGTCcctaaccaaaacaaaaaaataaacaaataaacaaaataaaagagaaaaggaaagaagagccagcaagatggctcttcagggaaaggtgcttgctgccaagcccaatgacctgagttcaatcccctaaacttacatggtggaaagagagaaccaagtcctaAAAGTTGTTCTCTAACTTCCACATGCCTGAGCaggcatttaaaacaaaacaaaaaccaagaacatAACCATTGTGGGACTATTTAGATATCAATTCATATAATTCTTATCTTTTCAAAAGGCTAAGTGGGACAATTATTAGAGTATGTTAACATTTGGTGATATGAGTTTCCCACCAGAAACATACAGATAAATATAAGCAAAACAAggctgtgtatgggtgtgtaggTATGGTGGTTCATGACTACAATCCCAGCACACTCAGGTGAAGACAAGGAGCCAGAAAGTCTagggtcagcctaggctacagagtgagactctgtcaaaaaaaaaagtgtgtgtgtgtatatatataagtgtgtgtgtatataatgtgtatgtgtatatatgtgtgtgtgtatacacacacacacacacacacacacacacacacacatacatacatacatacacacaccaaataacCTAGACTGAGGCTCAGAAGTAAATAAGGCATTGATACAGCAATCAACTATGCAATGCTGATTATTGAATATGGGTGATTAATAA
The nucleotide sequence above comes from Peromyscus maniculatus bairdii isolate BWxNUB_F1_BW_parent chromosome 1, HU_Pman_BW_mat_3.1, whole genome shotgun sequence. Encoded proteins:
- the Apbb1 gene encoding amyloid beta precursor protein binding family B member 1 isoform X3, with the protein product MFSQDFFLAIILQDDSPDSFWNPNAFETDSDLPAGWMRVQDTSGTYYWHIPTGTTQWEAPGRASPSQGSSPQEESQLTWTGFAHQEGFEEGEFWKDEPSEEAPMELGLKDPEEGTLPFPAQSLSPEPLPQEEEKLPQRNANPGIKCFAVRSLGWVEMTEEELAPGRSSVAVNNCIRQLSYHKNNLHDPMSGGWGEGKDLLLQLEDETLKLVEPQSQALLHAQPIVSIRVWGVGRDSGRDFAYVARDKLTQMLKCHVFRCEAPAKNIATSLHEICSKIMSERHNARCLVNGLSLDHSKLVDVPFQVEFPAPKNELVQKFQVYYLGNVPVAKPVGVDVINGALESVLSSSSREQWTPSHVSVAPATLTILHQQTEAVLGECRVRFLSFLAVGRDVHTFAFIMAAGPASFCCHMFWCEPNAASLSEAVQAACMLRYQKCLDARSQTSTSCLPAPPAESVARRVGWTVRRGVQSLWGSLKPKRLGSQTP
- the Apbb1 gene encoding amyloid beta precursor protein binding family B member 1 isoform X4, with the translated sequence MRVQDTSGTYYWHIPTGTTQWEAPGRASPSQGSSPQEESQLTWTGFAHQEGFEEGEFWKDEPSEEAPMELGLKDPEEGTLPFPAQSLSPEPLPQEEEKLPQRNANPGIKCFAVRSLGWVEMTEEELAPGRSSVAVNNCIRQLSYHKNNLHDPMSGGWGEGKDLLLQLEDETLKLVEPQSQALLHAQPIVSIRVWGVGRDSGRDFAYVARDKLTQMLKCHVFRCEAPAKNIATSLHEICSKIMSERHNARCLVNGLSLDHSKLVDVPFQVEFPAPKNELVQKFQVYYLGNVPVAKPVGVDVINGALESVLSSSSREQWTPSHVSVAPATLTILHQQTEAVLGECRVRFLSFLAVGRDVHTFAFIMAAGPASFCCHMFWCEPNAASLSEAVQAACMLRYQKCLDARSQTSTSCLPAPPAESVARRVGWTVRRGVQSLWGSLKPKRLGSQTP
- the Apbb1 gene encoding amyloid beta precursor protein binding family B member 1 isoform X2 — protein: MSSSPSQGGSLVWWSWPLPRELQAEEDLAWQTLCPDSFWNPNAFETDSDLPAGWMRVQDTSGTYYWHIPTGTTQWEAPGRASPSQGSSPQEESQLTWTGFAHQEGFEEGEFWKDEPSEEAPMELGLKDPEEGTLPFPAQSLSPEPLPQEEEKLPQRNANPGIKCFAVRSLGWVEMTEEELAPGRSSVAVNNCIRQLSYHKNNLHDPMSGGWGEGKDLLLQLEDETLKLVEPQSQALLHAQPIVSIRVWGVGRDSGRDFAYVARDKLTQMLKCHVFRCEAPAKNIATSLHEICSKIMSERHNARCLVNGLSLDHSKLVDVPFQVEFPAPKNELVQKFQVYYLGNVPVAKPVGVDVINGALESVLSSSSREQWTPSHVSVAPATLTILHQQTEAVLGECRVRFLSFLAVGRDVHTFAFIMAAGPASFCCHMFWCEPNAASLSEAVQAACMLRYQKCLDARSQTSTSCLPAPPAESVARRVGWTVRRGVQSLWGSLKPKRLGSQTP